The proteins below come from a single Streptomyces sp. M92 genomic window:
- a CDS encoding DUF5133 domain-containing protein gives MILPAEKELRAVLARFAQARIDHDVRPSGCTSRLLEDATYTLCAMTGARTVEQALSTADRLLEQFAERTVTPMKAEVLAA, from the coding sequence ATGATTCTGCCGGCGGAGAAGGAGCTGCGCGCCGTGCTGGCTCGGTTCGCTCAGGCGCGCATCGACCACGACGTACGTCCCAGTGGCTGCACGAGCAGGCTCCTCGAAGACGCCACGTACACACTGTGCGCGATGACTGGAGCCCGTACCGTCGAACAGGCTCTGTCCACGGCGGACAGGCTTCTCGAACAGTTCGCCGAGCGCACAGTCACCCCCATGAAGGCCGAGGTCCTGGCCGCGTGA
- a CDS encoding STAS domain-containing protein encodes MHGAWVVGARGAYDMNSVEPLADALREAAEKSPKVVLDASGITFADSALLSLLILTHQATDFRVAAPTRQVLRLLQLTGVDGLLKVRATVDEAAAA; translated from the coding sequence ATGCACGGCGCCTGGGTCGTCGGCGCCCGGGGCGCGTACGACATGAACTCGGTCGAACCGCTGGCCGACGCACTGAGAGAAGCGGCCGAGAAGAGTCCGAAGGTGGTCCTGGACGCGTCCGGCATCACCTTCGCCGACTCCGCCCTGCTGAGCCTGCTGATTCTCACGCACCAGGCGACCGACTTCCGGGTGGCCGCGCCGACGCGGCAAGTGCTGCGCCTCTTGCAACTGACGGGTGTCGACGGCCTCCTGAAGGTACGGGCGACGGTGGACGAGGCCGCTGCCGCCTAG
- a CDS encoding helix-turn-helix transcriptional regulator codes for MVEVPESHSGWTFVTNHARVLAAIADKPNVRIRDIAVHCRLTERAVQRIISDLEQDGYLSHTRDGRSNIYRIEPDRVLRHPAEAGLTVAALLSLLVRDETDHGRSADSSAAR; via the coding sequence ATGGTTGAAGTGCCTGAATCTCACTCCGGATGGACGTTCGTCACCAACCACGCGCGTGTGCTGGCGGCCATCGCCGATAAACCGAACGTGCGGATCCGCGACATCGCCGTCCACTGCAGACTCACCGAGCGCGCCGTCCAGCGGATCATCTCGGACCTGGAACAGGACGGCTATCTCTCCCACACCCGCGACGGGCGCAGCAACATCTACCGTATCGAGCCGGACAGGGTTCTGCGCCACCCCGCGGAAGCAGGGCTGACCGTGGCCGCTCTGCTGTCCCTGCTCGTCCGGGACGAGACCGACCACGGGCGGTCGGCCGACTCCAGCGCCGCCCGCTGA
- a CDS encoding DUF6328 family protein codes for MTTEPITWSKATPSGCDACGGHGPEALGEAPETPRERVNRQWNEIMQETRVAQTGVQILFGFLLSVAFTPLFHDLGTFEHAVYVLTVVSGATATACLIAPVSIHRFLSGQRMKDEMVEVAHRLMMCGMLLMAITIGCTLLLILHVVVPGILAKLLVGGVMAWFALSWYALPLWLRRRSARRAARDG; via the coding sequence ATGACGACTGAGCCGATCACCTGGTCGAAGGCGACTCCCAGCGGCTGCGATGCGTGCGGAGGACACGGCCCCGAGGCCCTGGGCGAGGCTCCGGAGACGCCACGCGAGCGCGTCAACCGCCAGTGGAACGAGATCATGCAGGAGACGCGCGTCGCTCAGACGGGCGTCCAGATCCTCTTCGGCTTCCTGCTCAGTGTCGCCTTCACGCCTCTCTTCCACGACCTGGGAACGTTCGAGCACGCCGTCTACGTCCTCACCGTGGTCTCGGGTGCCACGGCCACCGCCTGCCTGATCGCCCCGGTCTCCATCCACCGCTTCCTGTCGGGGCAGCGGATGAAGGACGAGATGGTGGAGGTGGCGCATCGCCTGATGATGTGCGGCATGCTGCTGATGGCCATAACCATTGGGTGCACGCTCCTCCTGATCCTGCACGTGGTTGTACCGGGAATCCTGGCGAAACTGCTCGTCGGCGGTGTGATGGCCTGGTTCGCGCTGTCGTGGTACGCCCTTCCCCTGTGGCTCCGCCGCCGGTCCGCCCGGCGCGCAGCCCGGGACGGGTGA
- the lanA gene encoding SCO0268 family class II lanthipeptide — MRSEIVLSHGAPELELDLDLDLPFSGLPEQAESFGQDSQGLGPPAAAGGCPATARGQPRSLVGAH; from the coding sequence ATGCGTTCCGAGATCGTTCTGTCCCACGGAGCCCCCGAGCTCGAGCTCGACCTCGACCTGGATCTGCCCTTCTCCGGTCTCCCGGAGCAGGCCGAGTCGTTCGGTCAGGACAGCCAAGGCCTCGGGCCCCCGGCAGCGGCCGGCGGTTGCCCCGCCACAGCCCGAGGGCAACCGCGCTCGCTGGTGGGGGCGCATTAG
- a CDS encoding lantibiotic dehydratase, with amino-acid sequence MHGLNFASPSSCAIGTRCPICRLRTEGPRGPRGRGRARVRPALPNDGEEHTHGGGVRDPAIIRGIGGTGARARPRREPTAGRWSGHGRRRRAAPGSRQPVSDPLLGQAVRVTSGALARSLLAGLTSGEGATALGRTRTPSAARTPTRYARRARAGPTPFGLFAGSAEPGWFGGPGGARRR; translated from the coding sequence ATGCACGGACTCAACTTCGCTTCGCCGAGCAGCTGTGCGATCGGCACACGCTGCCCCATCTGTCGCTTACGGACTGAGGGCCCTCGGGGGCCTCGCGGACGGGGGCGGGCTCGGGTCCGCCCCGCCCTTCCGAACGACGGCGAGGAGCACACACATGGCGGCGGCGTCCGAGACCCAGCGATCATCCGCGGCATTGGAGGTACGGGAGCCCGTGCTCGTCCGCGTCGCGAGCCGACCGCGGGGCGCTGGTCGGGCCACGGTCGACGCCGCCGAGCCGCTCCCGGGTCGCGGCAGCCCGTCTCCGATCCCCTCCTCGGTCAGGCGGTCCGGGTGACCAGCGGCGCGTTGGCCCGCAGCCTGCTGGCCGGTCTGACGAGTGGCGAAGGCGCGACCGCGCTGGGCCGCACACGGACCCCGAGCGCCGCGCGGACCCCGACGCGGTACGCCCGGCGGGCCAGGGCGGGCCCGACGCCCTTCGGCCTGTTCGCGGGGTCGGCAGAGCCCGGTTGGTTCGGCGGCCCAGGCGGAGCCAGGCGGCGGTGA
- a CDS encoding acetyl-CoA carboxylase biotin carboxyl carrier protein encodes MKSPMPGTFYEAPPGGGEPFVTVGQRVAVGDVLGIVEAMEMMNDIEANEAGVVTARLVKDGAPVGYDEPLFTIA; translated from the coding sequence GTGAAGTCGCCCATGCCCGGGACCTTTTATGAGGCGCCCCCGGGCGGTGGGGAGCCGTTCGTCACGGTAGGCCAGCGGGTCGCTGTAGGCGATGTACTGGGCATCGTCGAGGCGATGGAAATGATGAACGACATCGAGGCAAACGAGGCAGGTGTCGTCACGGCGCGACTGGTCAAAGATGGCGCGCCCGTGGGATACGACGAGCCGCTCTTCACCATCGCATAG
- a CDS encoding e9imm peptide: MQVEAEVAGERGWLAEADYVSDDEVDGWLDRLDRALARPSGHVSDLIFCPPERELPADEVVDQALTYRPIAL, translated from the coding sequence ATTCAGGTCGAAGCTGAAGTGGCTGGTGAGCGGGGATGGCTGGCCGAGGCGGACTACGTCTCTGACGACGAGGTGGACGGCTGGCTGGACAGGCTCGACAGAGCCCTGGCACGCCCGTCCGGCCATGTCAGCGACTTGATCTTCTGTCCGCCGGAGCGGGAGCTTCCAGCTGACGAGGTAGTCGATCAGGCCCTGACGTACCGGCCGATCGCTTTGTGA
- a CDS encoding MFS transporter, with protein sequence MKKAVPPAVYVLAAGVFAMVTSEFTVAGLMPQLAEGLGTGIPQIGYLVTIFAVAMAVGGPPLTLALLRVPPKNALMTIFAIFLVGNVVAALATGYPMMVLARIISGAASQAFFGIAVSMGVQLVDERVRGRAVAVVMNGLMLGTLLGLPLATFVGGRFGWQTAFWTISAITLAAAILTLAVVSNPAAPAGSGVEPAGSTRSTFAVLRKPQFLLALASSTLIIGATFSAFSFFTPILTEVTGFSDNLVPVLLLVYGVATLVGNLIVGCLADKHTISTLLFGTALNTLFLTGFALFTDIPSLALAFMLGIGLVGVTMNPAMAVRIQRAGSTAPLVNTIHGSFITLGVVIGSAVGSALIPLHGLRAPVVLGIGLAILSIAATLSALASPYLRRGAPDDAAEAESDQPLLSASTEDIGTDRETTVNRVPANRSGETKA encoded by the coding sequence GTGAAGAAGGCCGTCCCACCCGCGGTGTACGTCCTCGCCGCCGGGGTGTTCGCGATGGTGACCAGCGAGTTCACCGTCGCAGGCCTCATGCCCCAACTCGCGGAAGGTCTCGGCACCGGGATCCCGCAGATCGGCTATCTCGTGACGATTTTTGCCGTCGCAATGGCCGTCGGAGGCCCACCGCTCACCCTGGCCCTGCTCAGGGTTCCACCGAAGAACGCGCTCATGACCATCTTTGCGATCTTCCTCGTCGGCAACGTCGTCGCAGCGCTCGCGACCGGGTATCCGATGATGGTCCTCGCCCGGATCATCAGTGGGGCCGCCTCGCAGGCGTTCTTCGGTATCGCGGTCTCGATGGGCGTCCAATTGGTCGACGAGCGGGTGCGCGGACGCGCGGTCGCTGTCGTCATGAACGGGCTGATGCTCGGGACTCTGCTCGGCCTGCCGCTCGCGACCTTCGTCGGTGGCCGGTTCGGCTGGCAGACCGCGTTCTGGACGATCTCAGCGATCACCCTGGCCGCCGCGATCCTGACGCTCGCCGTCGTGTCGAACCCCGCCGCACCGGCCGGCAGCGGTGTCGAGCCCGCCGGGTCGACTCGTTCGACTTTCGCCGTACTGCGAAAGCCCCAGTTCCTGCTCGCCCTCGCCTCCAGCACGCTCATCATCGGAGCGACGTTCTCGGCATTCAGCTTCTTCACCCCGATCCTCACCGAAGTCACCGGCTTCTCGGACAACCTCGTGCCGGTTCTTCTGCTCGTCTACGGAGTGGCGACCCTGGTTGGGAATCTCATCGTCGGCTGCTTGGCCGACAAGCACACGATCTCCACACTACTGTTCGGCACCGCGCTGAACACCCTCTTCCTCACCGGTTTCGCGCTCTTCACCGACATTCCGTCACTGGCGCTGGCGTTCATGCTCGGCATCGGCCTGGTCGGCGTCACCATGAACCCCGCCATGGCCGTCCGCATCCAGCGTGCAGGAAGCACCGCACCACTGGTGAACACGATCCACGGCTCGTTCATCACCCTCGGCGTCGTCATCGGGTCTGCTGTCGGCTCCGCGCTCATCCCGCTGCATGGCTTGCGAGCACCCGTCGTCCTCGGGATCGGCCTGGCAATCCTGTCGATCGCCGCCACCTTGTCCGCCCTGGCCAGCCCGTACTTGCGACGAGGTGCACCCGATGACGCAGCAGAAGCGGAATCGGACCAGCCCCTACTGTCTGCCTCGACCGAAGACATCGGAACCGATCGGGAGACCACTGTGAATCGCGTGCCGGCAAACCGCTCCGGCGAGACCAAGGCATGA
- a CDS encoding TetR/AcrR family transcriptional regulator gives MARPRTFDETAVLDAAAREFRVHGFAETSTEQLCEAAGVRRSSLYNAFVSKDELFVRALQHYVATTGARQSTILADDELTGAERLRTLVDVIVDEELQAANRGHAAGCMVVQSLMNPDLRERDERVTRILDRDLRERLSLLAGAIRAGQIDGSISEGVDPDDGAVLASTVISGLRVTAQTGVDIETLRRIALTGLSALLH, from the coding sequence ATGGCCAGACCGCGCACGTTCGACGAGACCGCAGTGCTTGACGCCGCAGCGCGTGAGTTCCGCGTGCACGGTTTCGCCGAGACCTCGACCGAGCAGCTTTGCGAGGCGGCGGGCGTGCGTCGCAGCAGCCTGTACAACGCGTTCGTCTCCAAGGACGAGCTGTTTGTGCGGGCCCTGCAGCACTACGTCGCGACGACCGGAGCGCGCCAATCGACGATCCTCGCCGACGACGAGCTGACGGGCGCTGAGAGGTTGCGCACCCTCGTCGACGTCATCGTGGACGAGGAGCTGCAGGCGGCGAACCGCGGCCATGCGGCCGGCTGCATGGTCGTACAGAGCCTCATGAACCCGGACCTGCGCGAGCGGGACGAGCGAGTGACCCGAATCCTCGACCGCGACCTACGCGAGAGACTCTCCCTTCTGGCCGGAGCGATCAGGGCCGGTCAGATCGACGGGTCGATCTCCGAAGGAGTAGATCCCGACGACGGGGCGGTGCTCGCCAGCACCGTCATCTCGGGCTTGCGCGTGACCGCACAGACCGGCGTCGACATCGAGACGCTCCGCCGGATCGCCCTGACCGGATTGAGCGCCCTCCTGCACTGA
- a CDS encoding potassium channel family protein, whose protein sequence is MLSVNTDECPQEDTAQARWERRSQRPLLVLAVAFAVAYAVPIVDDSTSPAVGRACQVVEWCVWGAFTADYLIRLRLAPERMAFVRTHWLDLCAVALPLLQPLRLLRLVSTLLLVGRRARMASQVRLTTYVAGAVLVLLVFGSLAVLSVERNAPEGNIRTLGDAMWWSFTTMTTVGYGDLAPTTGVGRLLAVGLMLSGIALLGVVTANIAAWFIARFEREDLEGQRQSQAIRALTQEVRALRAEVAELRQADAGSKELTTGLQGAGPHAGRLSPPR, encoded by the coding sequence ATGCTGAGCGTGAATACGGACGAGTGCCCCCAGGAAGACACCGCTCAGGCTCGTTGGGAGCGGCGCAGCCAGCGACCGCTGCTGGTGCTCGCCGTCGCCTTCGCAGTCGCCTACGCCGTGCCGATTGTGGACGATTCGACGAGCCCGGCAGTGGGGCGGGCATGCCAGGTCGTCGAGTGGTGTGTGTGGGGAGCGTTCACCGCCGACTACCTGATCCGACTGCGCCTCGCCCCCGAACGAATGGCGTTCGTCCGCACTCACTGGCTGGACCTGTGCGCGGTGGCGCTGCCTCTGTTGCAGCCGCTACGGCTGCTCCGACTGGTCTCCACCCTGCTCCTGGTGGGGCGCAGAGCTCGGATGGCCTCGCAGGTCCGGCTGACGACCTACGTCGCCGGCGCTGTGCTGGTGCTGCTTGTGTTCGGTTCGCTGGCTGTGCTGTCGGTGGAGCGGAACGCACCCGAGGGAAACATTCGGACACTGGGCGACGCCATGTGGTGGTCCTTCACGACCATGACAACCGTTGGCTACGGAGACCTCGCTCCCACGACTGGTGTCGGGCGGTTGCTGGCCGTTGGCCTGATGCTGTCGGGTATCGCCCTGTTGGGTGTGGTGACAGCGAACATCGCGGCCTGGTTCATCGCCAGGTTCGAGCGGGAGGACCTGGAGGGGCAGCGTCAGTCGCAGGCCATCCGCGCCCTGACGCAGGAGGTCCGAGCGCTGCGGGCGGAGGTGGCGGAACTGCGACAGGCCGACGCCGGGTCCAAGGAGCTCACGACCGGCCTCCAGGGTGCCGGCCCGCATGCGGGACGTCTGTCACCCCCTCGGTGA
- a CDS encoding RNA polymerase sigma factor — protein sequence MGNDGLLVVRCQLGEREAFRELVGVWHGPLWRYVRGMVGSPHLADDLSQEVWVAVMRGLPRLRQPGRFAPWLFTIARRTVADHLRRTYKAPEASMDEASTVVAGDELGLVLTTMQIEAGLAALPPVEREVLILFHLEDLPLATCADVLGVPAGTVKSRLHRARRMLRHHLAEKGYEA from the coding sequence GTGGGCAACGACGGGTTGCTGGTCGTGCGCTGCCAGCTCGGGGAGCGGGAGGCGTTCCGCGAGCTGGTGGGCGTCTGGCACGGCCCGCTGTGGCGCTATGTCCGGGGCATGGTCGGCTCGCCCCATCTCGCGGACGACCTCTCTCAGGAGGTGTGGGTCGCCGTGATGCGCGGTCTGCCACGGCTGCGGCAGCCGGGGCGGTTCGCCCCTTGGCTGTTCACCATCGCCCGGCGCACGGTCGCCGACCATCTGCGACGGACCTACAAGGCGCCAGAGGCTTCCATGGACGAGGCCTCGACCGTCGTCGCCGGTGACGAGCTCGGTCTGGTGCTCACCACGATGCAGATCGAGGCCGGCCTGGCCGCCCTGCCACCCGTGGAGCGCGAGGTGCTGATCCTCTTCCATCTTGAGGATCTGCCGCTGGCCACGTGCGCGGACGTGCTCGGCGTACCGGCCGGCACGGTCAAGAGCAGGCTGCACCGCGCCCGGCGCATGCTGCGCCACCACCTTGCCGAGAAGGGCTACGAGGCATGA
- a CDS encoding transmembrane transport protein has product MSERNRAARRTVPERLEHTLATEVSLRSRLRHVAVGLAGTCGAALIAVLWVTEPSTLPTRTRAVFAGLIAVGLAWAVFAGWVLSRRRPLFAQDRVLSARIALVATVFTALAGVALAAARGTGADLAATAAGGGVFTATAALALVRAQRRRGALLRLRDALRQDDAEQPDSPPTPGD; this is encoded by the coding sequence ATGAGCGAGCGGAATCGGGCAGCGCGGCGGACCGTGCCGGAGCGGCTGGAGCACACCCTGGCCACGGAGGTGTCACTGCGCTCCCGGCTGCGTCATGTCGCGGTGGGCCTGGCCGGAACATGCGGCGCGGCCTTGATCGCGGTGCTGTGGGTGACCGAGCCGAGTACTCTGCCGACGCGTACTCGGGCCGTGTTCGCCGGGTTGATCGCCGTCGGGCTGGCCTGGGCCGTCTTCGCCGGCTGGGTGCTGAGCAGGCGGCGGCCCCTCTTCGCCCAGGACCGGGTGCTGTCCGCCCGGATCGCACTGGTGGCGACCGTGTTCACCGCCCTGGCCGGGGTGGCGCTGGCCGCGGCGCGCGGCACCGGCGCCGACCTGGCGGCCACCGCCGCGGGCGGAGGTGTTTTCACGGCCACCGCGGCGCTCGCCCTGGTGCGGGCGCAGCGCCGCCGCGGTGCACTACTGCGGCTGCGGGATGCCTTGCGGCAAGACGACGCGGAGCAACCGGATTCACCCCCTACCCCAGGAGACTGA
- a CDS encoding transposase family protein, which yields MRPLLAERGCTVSPDVRLRSSADVVDHLGASGTTGIVDGTEVRVRRPAAGRQDRDKFVSGENKQNAVKSMAVTDGEGRVLWCGPARPASCADITHATVTSWRMSSTRRRRTTSPSSGGGGS from the coding sequence GTGCGGCCTTTGCTCGCCGAGCGAGGCTGCACCGTCAGCCCTGACGTACGGCTGCGGTCTTCGGCCGACGTCGTCGACCACCTCGGCGCGAGCGGTACGACGGGCATCGTCGACGGCACCGAGGTCCGGGTCCGTCGGCCCGCCGCCGGGCGCCAGGACCGCGACAAGTTCGTCTCCGGCGAAAACAAGCAGAACGCCGTCAAGTCCATGGCGGTCACGGACGGCGAAGGCCGCGTGCTGTGGTGCGGTCCCGCCAGGCCCGCAAGCTGCGCGGACATCACCCACGCGACGGTGACCAGTTGGCGGATGTCGTCGACACGTCGCCGGCGAACGACGTCGCCGTCCTCGGGGGGAGGGGGGAGCTGA
- a CDS encoding serine/threonine-protein kinase: MIESVGGRVVADRYVLADRLGSGGMGTVWRAWDHLLQRTVAVKELHAAGGGYEQQASMRRVLSEARAIARVTHAHVIDIYDLLEFDGGLWIVMELVPGGSLSERVRSSGLLSPVETARVGLEVLSALDAVHAAGALHRDVKPANVLLRADGSSVLTDFGIAALSGHTGLTGTGAVVGSPEYMAPERLRDQPVGPASDLFSLGVTLCFLASGQSPFARGDLTATSFAVAFEPPSVHVPGPLGDVIEQLLDKDPAKRPSSAQLADALQSIVDGAPQTVQATLRQSVRPPGANRRRTASAGASRRRTAITGAIAVAVLVAGAGVTASVVGDDSGPVSPEQTGQASTGAHTVSRVDAVMPVPGVQGRFWVFAGSEYMVVETGADPASARRVGGPSPIAQWRKTFGGLDSFTSGIDAVLPVPGDAHRFWVFSGDEYLLVHIAGDRSGKGRLQEPRPLTDWPSLRPFRTD, from the coding sequence GTGATCGAAAGTGTGGGCGGGCGAGTCGTCGCCGACAGGTACGTGCTCGCCGACCGGCTGGGCAGCGGCGGTATGGGCACGGTGTGGCGTGCCTGGGACCATCTGTTGCAGCGGACGGTGGCCGTGAAGGAACTCCACGCCGCAGGTGGGGGGTACGAGCAGCAGGCGTCGATGCGGCGTGTGCTGTCGGAGGCGCGGGCGATCGCCCGGGTGACGCACGCGCATGTCATCGACATCTACGATCTGCTGGAGTTCGACGGCGGTCTGTGGATCGTCATGGAACTGGTGCCGGGTGGCTCGCTGAGTGAGCGAGTGCGATCGAGCGGGCTCCTGTCGCCGGTGGAGACAGCCCGCGTCGGCCTGGAGGTCCTGTCCGCTCTGGACGCGGTCCACGCGGCCGGTGCGCTGCACCGTGACGTGAAACCGGCCAACGTGCTTCTGCGTGCGGACGGCAGCAGCGTGCTCACCGACTTCGGTATCGCGGCCCTGTCCGGTCACACGGGTCTCACGGGCACGGGGGCCGTGGTCGGCTCACCCGAGTACATGGCCCCGGAACGCCTGCGCGATCAGCCCGTCGGACCGGCCAGCGACCTGTTCTCCCTCGGTGTCACCCTGTGTTTCCTCGCCTCCGGTCAGTCCCCCTTCGCTCGCGGGGACCTCACGGCCACCTCGTTCGCCGTCGCCTTCGAACCGCCCTCCGTCCACGTCCCCGGCCCGCTGGGCGACGTCATCGAGCAGTTGCTGGACAAGGACCCCGCCAAGCGCCCGTCCAGCGCACAGCTCGCAGACGCGCTGCAGTCGATAGTCGACGGCGCTCCCCAAACGGTGCAGGCCACACTGCGGCAGTCGGTGCGGCCCCCGGGCGCGAACCGGCGGCGCACGGCGAGTGCGGGGGCGAGCCGGCGGCGCACGGCGATCACAGGGGCGATCGCCGTGGCGGTGCTCGTCGCCGGAGCGGGTGTGACCGCATCCGTCGTCGGAGACGACTCCGGCCCGGTTTCGCCCGAGCAGACCGGGCAGGCGTCCACCGGCGCCCATACGGTCTCGAGGGTGGACGCGGTGATGCCGGTTCCGGGTGTGCAGGGCAGGTTCTGGGTGTTCGCCGGCAGCGAGTACATGGTCGTCGAGACGGGTGCGGACCCGGCGTCGGCGCGGCGGGTGGGCGGGCCTTCCCCGATCGCGCAGTGGCGCAAGACCTTCGGTGGCCTGGACAGTTTCACGAGCGGGATCGACGCGGTCCTGCCGGTTCCCGGTGACGCTCATCGCTTCTGGGTCTTCTCCGGCGATGAGTACCTGCTCGTGCACATCGCGGGCGACCGCTCCGGCAAGGGCCGCCTCCAAGAACCCCGCCCCCTCACCGACTGGCCGTCATTGAGACCCTTCCGAACGGATTGA
- a CDS encoding TetR family transcriptional regulator C-terminal domain-containing protein, whose product MLLAVVQYWHQRLDEQWARVSDSVRDAFRRHLDDTADILTMPGILELAVVVGAEATARDHPAHDFFSQWQEKGVRELADRLHVGAATGELKSNLDPESIARECAALDSGLRVQWLTSGRSFDLVAVMRSHLDRLMRQISADGEGL is encoded by the coding sequence TTGCTGCTGGCCGTCGTGCAGTACTGGCACCAGCGGCTCGACGAGCAGTGGGCACGCGTGTCCGACTCGGTAAGGGACGCCTTCCGCCGCCACTTGGACGACACCGCCGACATCCTCACCATGCCGGGAATCCTCGAACTCGCCGTCGTGGTGGGTGCCGAGGCCACGGCACGGGACCACCCCGCGCACGACTTCTTCTCCCAGTGGCAGGAGAAGGGCGTGCGGGAACTCGCGGACCGCTTGCACGTCGGCGCCGCGACGGGCGAGCTCAAGTCGAACCTGGACCCTGAGAGCATCGCCCGGGAGTGCGCGGCGCTCGACTCCGGCCTGCGGGTCCAGTGGCTGACCAGCGGACGTTCCTTCGATCTGGTCGCCGTGATGCGCTCGCACCTGGACCGCCTGATGCGCCAGATCTCCGCCGACGGCGAGGGGCTGTAG
- a CDS encoding amidohydrolase family protein: MERAVTQLGLRGALINGHTHGEHLDADRFRPVRECAEALRVPIYLHPASSYDVWHSLRGHEEPIGPPPSPSATWAKGHPATCGASTADGASSTNAASTWPSHAPRTTSAATS; encoded by the coding sequence CTGGAACGAGCCGTCACCCAACTCGGCCTGCGAGGTGCCCTGATCAACGGTCACACGCACGGCGAACACCTGGACGCGGACAGGTTCCGGCCTGTGCGGGAGTGTGCCGAGGCTCTCCGCGTGCCGATCTACCTGCACCCTGCCAGCTCCTACGACGTGTGGCACAGCCTGCGCGGCCACGAGGAACCGATCGGGCCGCCACCCTCGCCCTCGGCCACATGGGCGAAGGGCCACCCGGCCACCTGTGGCGCCTCGACAGCCGATGGCGCTTCCTCAACCAACGCGGCATCCACCTGGCCGAGCCACGCCCCTCGGACTACATCCGCAGCAACATCGTGA
- a CDS encoding MarR family winged helix-turn-helix transcriptional regulator: MQSTRRNLPQLLGEARRWFEEGLSAAMDAAGAAPVSATQAQLFAVLDDQGTTVSELARRMSVTRQTAHQAVHGLVAAGLLEQVPHPASARQRLIRRTQEGERAHRQAGVILERLEEQLAERIGREAVDALRATLETSWGRPPVPGSP; the protein is encoded by the coding sequence ATGCAGTCCACCCGCCGCAACCTCCCTCAGCTGCTCGGCGAGGCCCGGCGCTGGTTCGAAGAAGGACTGTCGGCCGCGATGGACGCAGCCGGAGCCGCCCCGGTGTCCGCGACGCAGGCCCAGCTCTTCGCCGTACTGGACGACCAGGGCACCACGGTGTCCGAACTGGCCCGGCGCATGAGTGTCACCCGGCAGACCGCGCACCAGGCCGTGCACGGCCTGGTCGCCGCCGGACTGCTCGAACAGGTCCCGCACCCCGCGTCCGCCCGGCAGCGGCTGATCCGGCGCACCCAGGAGGGAGAACGCGCCCACCGGCAGGCCGGCGTCATCCTCGAACGGCTGGAGGAGCAGCTCGCCGAGCGCATCGGCCGTGAGGCGGTCGACGCCCTGCGGGCGACGCTGGAGACTTCGTGGGGGCGGCCACCGGTGCCCGGCTCACCATGA
- a CDS encoding quercetin 2,3-dioxygenase: protein MTIEYATRYRQASRIPPEPGKPYFIEKGEGDRAHLFGDLITIYAGGEQTENTFNFFTVEGPRGDIIPAHLHTDTHEVFYITQGAVRLFVEDTEGVQQEKLLTPGDFGFVPKNCRHAYRMERHHSQVVGVAAGPGGTFERFFENLGEPAEQLGLPHQPVVPAPHKFAGVPEQYDVRFLPDHQWRTR from the coding sequence ATGACCATCGAGTACGCCACCCGCTACCGGCAGGCATCGCGCATTCCCCCGGAGCCCGGCAAGCCGTACTTCATAGAGAAGGGCGAAGGGGACCGCGCCCACCTGTTCGGCGATCTGATCACCATCTACGCGGGCGGCGAGCAGACCGAGAACACCTTCAACTTCTTCACCGTCGAAGGCCCCAGGGGCGACATCATCCCGGCCCACCTGCACACCGACACGCACGAGGTCTTCTACATCACCCAGGGCGCCGTTCGGCTGTTCGTCGAGGACACCGAAGGCGTTCAGCAGGAGAAGCTGCTCACCCCCGGCGACTTCGGCTTCGTACCCAAGAACTGCCGGCACGCCTACCGCATGGAGCGCCACCACAGCCAGGTCGTGGGCGTCGCCGCCGGCCCGGGCGGCACCTTCGAGCGGTTCTTCGAGAACCTGGGCGAGCCCGCGGAGCAGCTCGGCCTGCCGCACCAGCCCGTGGTCCCGGCCCCCCACAAGTTCGCCGGCGTCCCCGAGCAGTACGACGTGCGCTTCCTGCCGGACCACCAGTGGCGTACGCGATGA